The Methanocaldococcus jannaschii DSM 2661 genome has a segment encoding these proteins:
- the nifH gene encoding nitrogenase iron protein, whose translation MRKFCVYGKGGIGKSTTVSNIAAALAEDGKKVLVVGCDPKADTTRNLVGRKIPTVLDVFRKKGAENMKLEDIVFEGFGGVYCVESGGPEPGVGCAGRGVITAVDMLNRLGAFEELKPDVVIYDILGDVVCGGFAMPLQKHLADDVYIVTTCDPMAIYAANNICKGIKRYASRGKIALGGIIYNGRSVIDAPEIVKDFAKKIGTQVIGKIPMSNIITRAEIYKKTVIEYAPDSEIANTFREIAKAIYENENRVIPNPLSEEELDEITEKIDVLLKESVKG comes from the coding sequence ATGAGAAAATTTTGTGTCTATGGAAAGGGAGGAATTGGAAAATCTACAACTGTCTCAAATATTGCAGCAGCTTTGGCAGAAGATGGAAAGAAGGTTTTAGTTGTTGGTTGTGACCCAAAAGCAGATACGACAAGAAATTTAGTTGGAAGAAAGATTCCAACAGTTTTAGATGTTTTTAGAAAAAAGGGAGCAGAAAATATGAAATTGGAGGATATAGTTTTTGAGGGTTTTGGAGGAGTTTATTGTGTTGAGTCTGGAGGACCTGAGCCAGGGGTTGGATGTGCTGGGAGGGGAGTTATTACAGCGGTTGATATGCTAAACAGATTAGGGGCTTTTGAAGAACTAAAGCCAGATGTTGTTATTTATGATATTTTAGGGGATGTTGTTTGTGGTGGTTTTGCAATGCCTTTACAAAAACACTTAGCAGATGATGTTTATATTGTAACAACCTGCGACCCAATGGCAATCTATGCGGCAAACAATATATGTAAAGGGATAAAGAGGTATGCAAGTAGGGGAAAGATTGCATTAGGGGGGATTATTTACAATGGGAGGAGTGTTATAGATGCTCCAGAAATTGTAAAAGATTTTGCCAAAAAAATTGGAACTCAAGTTATTGGAAAAATCCCAATGAGCAACATTATTACAAGAGCAGAGATTTACAAAAAGACAGTTATTGAATATGCTCCAGACAGTGAGATAGCAAATACATTCAGAGAGATTGCAAAGGCAATTTATGAAAATGAAAATAGAGTTATTCCAAATCCGTTATCAGAGGAGGAATTGGATGAGATTACAGAAAAAATCGATGTTCTTTTAAAAGAGAGTGTTAAAGGATAA